A portion of the Drosophila sechellia strain sech25 chromosome 2R, ASM438219v1, whole genome shotgun sequence genome contains these proteins:
- the LOC116800407 gene encoding leucine-rich repeat extensin-like protein 3 translates to MNEKFPLLLFMICLLRAQQSWTQDHLKLKKLTADLVNAIAEANSGRKYGTEWVPSLGQALEEVHITSSRRCFLFKILAKKVELLCPRPPPYRPPSRPKRRPSPTPAPPPPPPPPPPPPPPSPPTTPSSPLKELGTTTTTTTTTTEDPFMPPSALSDGLEYPDGSYFPWCYMPHCPTICQPPYCYPCRSPHCDPKCVPPDCYPPCKEPGCTLPPTCWPPYCPSPCTSPLCIPGNLGRMASCLPPYCPPPMNCQKPYCPKIYKPPQVRSILGFGACPLRDIISRTNRWG, encoded by the exons ATGAACGAAAAGTTCCCGCTTTTGCTGTTCATGATAT GTCTGCTGCGGGCGCAGCAAAGTTGGACGCAGGATCACCTCAAGCTGAAGAAACTAACCGCGGATCTGGTAAATGCCATTGCGGAGGCTAACTCAGGAAGGAAATACGGAACCGAATGGGTTCCGTCGCTGGGACAAGCCCTGGAAGAGGTGCATATAACATCGTCCAGACGATGTTTCCTATTTAAGATATTGGCCAAGAAAGTGGAGCTTCTCTGCCCGAGGCCGCCCCCATACCGTCCCCCTTCCCGACCAAAACGGAGACCATCGCCGACGCCAGCGccacctccaccaccaccaccaccaccaccaccaccaccaccatcaccaccaacAACTCCGTCGTCTCCATTAAAGGAACTCggtacaactacaactacaaccaCAACTACAACCGAAGACCCATTTATGCCCCCGTCAGCCCTCTCGGATGGCCTGGAGTACCCCGATGGCTCCTACTTTCCCTGGTGCTATATGCCGCACTGCCCCACGATTTGTCAACCACCCTACTGTTATCCGTGCAGATCGCCACACTGCGATCCCAAATGCGTCCCGCCCGACTGCTATCCACCCTGCAAGGAACCGGGCTGTACGCTCCCACCGACCTGCTGGCCACCCTATTGTCCGAGTCCCTGCACTTCACCCTTGTGTATTCCCGGAAACCTGGGCAGGATGGCAAGCTGCCTGCCTCCCTACTGTCCACCGCCCATGAATTGCCAGAAGCCCTACTGCCCGAAGATCTACAAGCCGCCACAGGTCAGATCGATTTTAGGGTTCGGAGCGTGTCCCTTGCGTGACATAATCTCCAGAACGAATCGGTGGGGATAA
- the LOC6607985 gene encoding ell-associated factor Eaf has product MMMTKQKNSLAERLNIGEEARELKLGATFNPKNTSTAFHTIKYDFKPASVDTSRMASVDVGSNNQVTVTVPNSESSGVPHTVYKGNQREYAKECLMIYDKETGAITIEKLNHNIQVKKTRNEVSNKSVQLPGQNMGQGQPHNQGANGAGPAPTSVPGQGSGTAPKMENSTMRISTKTKVSTGSRRNNIIDFKPRNSPMQQNSPSRPVPVHRSPQSAPAWDANNAQQTLPSIPLITDDDDFGLRAALHNSGHANRSGSAAGQPDFVSTSSSTHIGKQRQAPPHGHGKRQQMHQRLSPPMAQQQQQHPSNYGRGYNGGHNHAQQQQQQQRNSPPRQRPSAYGHDNTMDVDSSREHELTSQSVAQAAAALEQQIGGVLSASSSSSESDSSDSDSGSDSDDSTEDDRSTQGQQQDHQQQPHQVYQNHNHTQQQVTQQHHNQLPNLGLGSISPAYGSNHQQQHQQQMLQHQQKQKQQSGIYASNGGFPNDFLQNDLQLSSNSSDDDDD; this is encoded by the exons ATGATGATGACCAAACAGAAGAATTCGCTGGCCGAGCGCCTCAACATCGGCGAGGAGGCGCGGGAACTGAAGCTGGGCGCCACCTTCAACCCGAAGAACACCTCGACCGCCTTTCACACTATCAAAT ATGACTTCAAGCCAGCGAGCGTGGACACCAGCCGCATGGCATCTGTGGACGTCGGCTCCAACAATCAAGTTACTGTTACCGTGCCAAATTCAG AAAGTTCCGGAGTGCCTCATACAGTTTATAAGGGAAATCAGAGAGAGTATGCAAAGGAGTGTTTGATGATCTACGACAAGGAGACGGGCGCCATCACCATTGAAAAGTTAAACCACAATATTCAAGTAAAGAAGACCAG GAATGAAGTCAGCAACAAGTCAGTCCAGCTTCCTGGTCAGAACATGGGCCAGGGTCAGCCCCACAATCAGGGTGCGAACGGAGCGGGACCGGCGCCAACATCAGTACCTGGACAGGGCTCGGGAACGGCACCCAAAATGGAGAATAGCACCATGCGAATCTCAACCAAGACGAAGGTTTCTACCGGCAGCCGTAGAAACAATATTA TTGACTTCAAGCCGCGCAATTCGCCAATGCAACAGAACTCACCATCGCGACCAGTGCCAGTCCACCGCAGTCCCCAATCTGCGCCGGC TTGGGATGCTAACAATGCACAGCAGACGCTGCCCAGCATTCCCCTGATCACCGACGACGACGACTTTGGTTTGAGAGCGGCCCTGCACAACAGCGGACATGCGAATAGGTCAGGCTCCGCGGCAGGTCAACCGGATTTCGTATCAACGTCCTCGTCCACGCACATTGGCAAGCAGCGGCAGGCTCCTCCGCACGGCCATGGAAAGCGGCAGCAGATGCACCAGCGCCTCAGCCCACCAATGgctcagcaacagcaacagcatccATCGAACTATGGGCGTGGTTACAATGGTGGCCACAACCacgcacaacagcagcagcagcagcaacggaaCTCGCCGCCGCGGCAGCGTCCTTCTGCCTATGGCCACGACAATACCATGGACGTGGACTCGAGCAGGGAGCATGAACTGACCTCGCAGTCCGTGGCGCAAGCGGCTGCCGCCTTGGAGCAG CAAATTGGAGGTGTACTAAGTGCATCAAGCTCTAGTTCGGAGTCGGATTCCAGCGACAGTGACAGCGGCAGCGACTCGGATGACAGCACAGAGGACGATCGCTCCACGCAGGGCCAGCAGCAGgatcaccagcagcagccgcatcaGGTCTATCAGAATCACAACCACACACAACAGCAGGTGACGCAGCAGCACCATAATCAGCTGCCCAACCTGGGCCTCGGCTCCATATCACCGGCATATGGCAGCaatcatcaacagcagcatcagcagcagatGCTTCAACATcaacagaaacagaagcaaCAGTCCGGCATTTATGCGTCCAATGGTGGC
- the LOC6607988 gene encoding uncharacterized protein LOC6607988 — translation MRLFPVYFAIIFLFQYEVCSISDTMKTELRSWFGNIKQLQNPVTLNTLKKLCVVEVMRGSKHRINVGNIDISNKNTLENFIKLPSIKMPNITIVIVEDELSKRARSGSQYKEREMEKLVSHFKECILAKLKALS, via the exons ATGCGACTTTTTCCAGTTTACTTTG CTATAATCTTCCTGTTTCAATATGAAGTCTGCTCCATATCGGATACTATGAAAACCGAACTACGATCCTGGTTTGGAAACATAAAGCAGCTGCAAAATCCGGTAACGCTCAACACCCTGAAAAAGCTGTGCGTTGTGGAAGTGATGCGGGGCAGCAAACATCGGATAAATGTTGGCAATATCGACATTTCGAATAAGAATACTTTGGAAAACTTCATCAAGCTGCCGAGCATTAAAATGCCGAACATTACAATTGTCATCGTGGAAGATGAGTTGTCCAAGAGGGCGAGAAGCGGGAGTCAGTACAAGGAACGGGAAATGGAGAAACTAGTTTCACATTTTAAGGAATGTATACTTGCAAAACTTAAGGCACTATCTTAG
- the LOC6607990 gene encoding protein sine oculis, which yields MLQHPATDFYDLAAANAAAVLTARHTPPYSPTGLSGSVALHNNNNSSTSNNNNSTLDIMAHNGGGAGSGLHLNSGSNGGGGVVSGGGSGGRENLPSFGFTQEQVACVCEVLQQAGNIERLGRFLWSLPQCDKLQLNESVLKAKAVVAFHRGQYKELYRLLEHHHFSAQNHAKLQALWLKAHYVEAEKLRGRPLGAVGKYRVRRKFPLPRTIWDGEETSYCFKEKSRSVLRDWYSHNPYPSPREKRDLAEATGLTTTQVSNWFKNRRQRDRAAEHKDGSTDKQHLDSSSDSEMEGSMLPSQGAQHQQQQQQQHSPGNSSGNNNGLHQQQLQHVAAEQGLQHHPHQPHPASNIASVAATKSSGGGGSGGGGGVSAAAAAQMQMPPLTAAVAYSHLHSVMGAMPMTAMYDMGEYQHL from the exons ATGTTACAGCATCCCGCCACAGATTTCTACGACTTGGCCGCTGCCAATGCGGCTGCCGTTCTCACCGCCCGTCACACGCCCCCCTATAGTCCCACCGGTCTCAGCGGATCGGTGGCCctgcacaacaacaacaacagcagcaccagcaataacaacaacagcacccTGGACATCATGGCGCACAACGGCGGCGGTGCAGGCAGTGGCCTCCATCTGAACAGCGGCAGCAATGGCGGCGGCGGAGTGGTCAGTGGCGGGGGCTCCGGCGGCAGGGAGAACTTGCCCAGCTTCGGCTTCACCCAGGAGCAGGTGGCCTGCGTCTGCGAG GTTCTCCAGCAGGCGGGCAACATCGAAAGACTGGGCCGCTTCCTCTGGTCGCTGCCACAATGTGATAAGCTGCAGCTGAACGAGTCCGTGCTGAAGGCCAAGGCGGTCGTCGCATTCCACCGGGGACAGTACAAGGAGCTGTACCGCCTGCTCGAGCATCACCACTTCTCGGCCCAGAATCACGCCAAGCTCCAGGCCCTGTGGTTGAAAG CGCATTATGTGGAAGCCGAAAAACTGCGCGGAAGACCCTTGGGTGCTGTTGGCAAATATCGTGTTCGCCGTAAATTTCCATTGCCCCGCACCATCTGGGATGGCGAGGAGACGAGCTACTGTTTTAAG GAGAAATCGCGCTCCGTACTGAGGGACTGGTACTCGCACAATCCGTATCCATCGCCGCGGGAGAAACGCGATCTGGCCGAGGCCACAGGACTGACCACCACGCAG GTTTCCAATTGGTTCAAGAACCGACGACAAAGAGATCGAGCTGCCGAACACAAAGA CGGCTCCACGGACAAGCAGCACCTTGACTCCTCCAGCGACTCCGAGATGGAGGGCAGCATGTTGCCCAGCCAGGGTgcgcagcaccagcagcagcaacagcagcagcactcgcccggcaacagcagcggcaacaacaacggcctgcaccagcagcagctgcagcacgTCGCCGCCGAGCAGGGCCTGCAGCACCACCCGCACCAGCCACATCCCGCCAGTAACATCGCCAGTGTCGCCGCCACCAAGAGCAGTggtggcggcggcagcggtgggGGAGGGGGCGTGAGTGCGGCGGCCGCTgcccaaatgcaaatgcctCCACTGACCGCCGCCGTGGCCTATTCGCACCTGCACAGCGTGATGGGCGCCATGCCCATGACCGCCATGTACGACATGGGCGAGTACCAGCACTTATGA
- the LOC6607986 gene encoding uncharacterized protein LOC6607986, whose protein sequence is MDYSRLFRESKMRPYVSAIGRNYGNSVLSLQPTMRFCTIALVLLCVLHVSNPKPFLPVFENIHKHFEDKFTMINQMFNGNSDDSSAPEPEPSPPKSNTHSNKKANTSPKKDERRQILNTLVKLCKSETGKDGKTSSFDVSLPKQTISNINTITNNISMPEIQLPPITVVIVKDEKAMAKYQEKSNNGTIIVKRRSNAKDPKAAPRTGLENRTEKGLNADIKKCVLMKIKELNIIKA, encoded by the exons ATGGATTATTCGCGGCTTTTTCGCGAATCCAAGATGCGCCCATATGTTTCTGCCATTGGACGGAATTATGGTAATTCAGTTCTCTCTTTACAACCCACAATGCGGTTTTGTACGATCGCTTTGG TGCTGCTCTGTGTGCTCCATGTCTCAAATCCGAAACCATTTTTACCTGTTTTTGAAAACATCCACAAACACTTCGAGGATAAGTTCACAATGATTAACCAAATGTTCAATGGCAACAGCGATGATAGCTCCGCACCGGAACCGGAACCGTCACCCCCGAAATCCAATACACATTCAAATAAGAAGGCAAATACTAGCCCCAAAAAGGACGAAAGGAGACAAATCTTGAACACACTGGTCAAGCTTTGCAAATCAGAAACAGGAAAGGACGGGAAAACTTCCAGCTTTGACGTTTCTCTGCCCAAACAAACCATCAGTAATATTAACACGATCACGAACAACATCAGCATGCCGGAAATTCAATTGCCACCGATTACGGTTGTCATCGTGAAGGATGAAAAGGCGATGGCCAAATACCAAGAGAAATCTAACAACGGGACCATAATAGTCAAACGTCGTAGCAACGCCAAGGATCCCAAAGCTGCCCCCAGAACGGGATTGGAAAACAGGACTGAGAAAGGATTGAATGCGGACATTAAGAAGTGCGTCCTCATGAAAATCAAAGAACTTAATATTATAAAAGCGTAA
- the LOC116800408 gene encoding uncharacterized protein LOC116800408: MRIGVLIVVLCLQVFSALVILPLLTEVKSRLLNSTAEKIKQAFSMTYNMGTLMEIFGDSRRGNASLDKQTEIFKAGLDFLPK; encoded by the exons ATGCGGATCGGAGTTTTAATCGTTG TGCTCTGCCTGCAGGTTTTCAGTGCCTTGGTCATATTGCCCCTTCTTACGGAAGTCAAAAGTAGGCTTCTGAATTCTACTGCAGAAAAAATCAAGCAGGCCTTTTCGATGACCTATAACATGGGAACATTGATGGAGATTTTCGGGGACAGTCGACGGGGAAATGCATCCCTGGACAAGCAAACTGAAATATTCAAGGCTGGGTTAGACTTCCTGCCCAAATAA
- the LOC6607991 gene encoding uncharacterized protein LOC6607991, protein MHKTWNKAFHKRKLWRSVSKPGKLVYYMQPLVEHLFDTWMQPLPFPTLLKFIYSWVLIFFIMIPMLYPLLVLLSYYGIFQYAAEEHFGLETPEKWDLLGAAARLWHFEVTNRKYLLRLYAHGAVLRLQLNQQPESLDPYLRILLEEELA, encoded by the exons ATGCACAAGACCTGGAACAAGGCGTTCCACAAGCGCAAGCTG TGGAGGAGCGTGTCCAAGCCCGGGAAACTGGTGTACTACATGCAGCCGCTGGTCGAGCACCTGTTCGACACCTGGATGCAACCACTGCCCTTTCCGACGCTCCTGAAGTTCATCTACAGCTGGGTGCTGATCTTCTTCATCATGATTCCGATGCTCTATCCGCTGCTCGTCCTGCTCTCCTACTACGGCATATTCCAGTACGCGGCGGAGGAGCACTTCGGACTGGAGACGCCCGAGAAGTGGGACCTCCTGGGCGCCGCCGCCAGGCTGTGGCACTTCGAGGTGACCAACAGGAAGTATCTCCT TCGACTATATGCGCATGGCGCTGTGCTTCGTCTTCAGCTGAACCAGCAGCCGGAGTCCCTCGATCCCTACTTGCGAATCCTGCTTGAGGAGGAGTTGGCTTAG
- the LOC6607987 gene encoding uncharacterized protein LOC6607987 → MRRLAVHIAILYLFQWEIGAVQNKINELKSWLDQNVKGRQDSDTIDTLIMLCVIEMKKAKKLPAKIANFRIANKNTVQNYIILPTIKIPNITIIFADEKLPLSARSRKQNIEEKLDKLIGFLKDCITKKINLLDILEE, encoded by the exons ATGCGACGGCTTGCAGTACACATTG CCATTCTCTACCTGTTTCAATGGGAAATAGGAGCGGTGCAGAATAAAATCAACGAACTGAAGTCCTGGCTCGACCAGAACGTTAAAGGGCGCCAGGACTCGGACACGATTGACACACTTATAATGCTGTGCGTCATAGAAATGAAAAAAGCAAAGAAGCTCCCAGCTAAGATCGCCAACTTTCGGATAGCCAACAAGAACACTGTGCAAAACTACATAATCCTCCCGACCATTAAAATTCCAAACATTACCATCATCTTTGCGGATGAAAAGTTGCCTCTATCAGCGCGATcgagaaaacaaaatatagaAGAGAAACTAGATAAACTAATTGGATTTCTTAAAGACTGCataacaaagaaaataaaccTACTGGATATCTTAGAGGAATAA